In Brachypodium distachyon strain Bd21 chromosome 2, Brachypodium_distachyon_v3.0, whole genome shotgun sequence, one genomic interval encodes:
- the LOC100832430 gene encoding protein ANTAGONIST OF LIKE HETEROCHROMATIN PROTEIN 1-like gives MAGGMNPSLTGSPSSPSFYADDYLSWLSTFLLESEDEIEAAPTLPAVEPPPAQQPTVNLGKWKKSSASGTGKKKRGSSSKAQRSPSGSRTETTPAPRGGRSSKHAHQRLLANYRAAEWWREVSSPSYPERDFKREFHVSRRTFHYLCDELGASVGKEDTWLHAAVPVPKRVAACLWRLAHGHPCLTVAERFGVSVSTVHKLRVDFCAAVNSVLLDRFIAWPETNPQAAAVAADKFEEVAGIHGVTGAVYTTHVPIVAPRQHVADYHNPRLQASRNDYNRSACYTVSIQGTVDAHGAFINVCVGNPGSLSDEEVLLKLSDLNNGARRQQPFRVLGGASYPLTDYLLVPYSSSSATDNCLTPAQEEMNKAVEAGTAVAKDAFMRLKARWGFLRKRSEVKIPELSNVIQACCMLHNICVRFGDELDPELAFELEDDDMLPEVPVRSAAAAQERDAIAHNLLLRKVAERTGERE, from the coding sequence ATGGCCGGCGGCATGAACCCTTCTCTCACCGGGTCgccttcctccccctccttcTATGCGGATGACTACCTGTCCTGGTTGTCCACCTTTCTGCTGGAATCGGAGGACGAGATCGAGGCGGCACCGACGCTGCCAGCCGttgagccgccgccggcgcagcAGCCCACTGTGAACCTGGGTAAGTGGAAGAAGAGCTCGGCATCGGggacggggaagaagaagcgcgGGTCGTCCTCCAAGGCGCAGCGCTCGCCGTCCGGCTCACGGACGGAGACGACGCCGGCGCCACGCGGCGGAAGGAGCAGCAAACACGCTCACCAGCGCCTGTTGGCGAATTACCGGGCCGCCGAGTGGTGGCGGGAGGTGAGCAGCCCTTCATACCCCGAGCGGGACTTCAAGCGCGAGTTCCACGTCTCCCGCCGCACGTTCCACTACCTGTGCGACGAGCTGGGCGCAAGCGTGGGCAAGGAGGACACGTGGCTACACGCCGCCGTGCCCGTCCCGAAGCGCGTGGCGGCGTGCCTCTGGCGCCTGGCGCACGGCCACCCATGCCTGACAGTCGCCGAGCGGTTCGGGGTCAGCGTCTCCACCGTCCACAAGCTCCGCGTCGACTTCTGCGCCGCCGTCAACTCCGTGCTCCTCGACCGCTTCATCGCGTGGCCGGAGACGAACCcgcaggccgccgccgtggccgccgatAAGTTCGAGGAGGTGGCCGGGATCCATGGCGTCACGGGCGCCGTGTACACGACGCACGTACCGATCGTCGCGCCCCGGCAGCACGTCGCCGACTACCACAACCCCCGCCTGCAGGCGAGCCGCAACGACTACAACAGGAGCGCCTGCTATACCGTGAGCATCCAGGGCACGGTGGACGCCCACGGCGCCTTCATCAACGTCTGCGTCGGCAaccccggatcgttatccgaCGAGGAGGTTCTCCTCAAGCTCTCTGATCTCAACAACGGCGCCCGGCGCCAGCAGCCGTTCCGTGTGCTCGGCGGGGCCAGCTACCCGCTGACGGACTATCTCCTGGTGCCCTATTCCTCGTCGAGTGCTACCGACAATTGCCTGACGCCGGCGCAGGAGGAGATGAACAAGGCAGTGGAAGCCGGCACCGCCGTGGCCAAGGATGCCTTCATGAGGCTCAAGGCGCGCTGGGGGTTTCTCCGGAAGCGCAGCGAGGTCAAGATCCCGGAGCTCAGCAATGTCATCCAAGCCTGCTGCATGCTCCATAACATCTGCGTGAGATTCGGCGACGAGCTCGACCCGGAGCTCGCCTTCGAGCTCGAGGATGACGACATGCTCCCCGAGGTCCCCGtgcgctccgccgccgccgcgcaggaGCGCGACGCCATCGCCCACAACCTCCTCCTAAGGAAGGTGGCCGAGAGGACAGGCGAGAGGGAATGA
- the LOC104583034 gene encoding uncharacterized protein LOC104583034: MSPRYPASEFNRGLHMGRPTFHRLCAELHDAMVRNDPPARQAIPVPTRVAVALMRLAHGMPYREICVHFDMGVSTAHKLFQQFCRAVRAVLRDRFVVSPSAPGQDLYADTVKAKFEALTGIPGVTGAVYTTHVHIIAPQLYVLKYFNPRLAERNANKKGSASYSVVFQCTVDADGAFTDIFLGSDHPDGSSGGSKSDEYVLLKSNLNDNQMMIPGAPPVRLLGGASYQLTDYLLVPYARPSSELTGAQEELNQGVVAGSAVANEAFMKLKARWAFLRRRTEVRIPDLRVIFETCCVLHNFCERFWDELDPELAFELEDDVVPPEIPVRSAAAAQERDAIAHSLFLRRRANN; encoded by the coding sequence ATGAGCCCCAGGTACCCGGCCTCGGAGTTCAACCGCGGGCTCCACATGGGCCGGCCCACGTTCCACCGGCTATGCGCGGAGCTCCACGACGCCATGGTCAGGAACGACCCGCCGGCGCGCCAGGCCATCCCGGTGCCGACCCGGGTGGCCGTCGCCCTCATGCGGCTGGCTCACGGGATGCCGTACAGGGAGATCTGCGTCCACTTCGACATGGGCGTCTCCACGGCCCACAAGCTCTTCCAGCAGTTCTGCCGCGCCGTCCGGGCCGTGCTCCGCGACAGGTTCGTCGTCTCGCCCTCGGcccccgggcaggatctctaCGCTGACACCGTCAAGGCCAAGTTCGAGGCTTTAACCGGGATCCCTGGAGTCACGGGCGCCGTCTACACGACGCACGTCCATATCATCGCGCCCCAGCTGTACGTCCTCAAGTACTTCAACCCCCGGCTGGCGGAGCGCAACGCCAACAAGAAGGGCAGCGCCTCCTACAGCGTCGTCTTCCAGTGCACGGTGGACGCCGACGGCGCCTTCACCGACATCTTCCTCGGCTCCGACCACCCCGACGGCAGCTCTGGCGGCTCCAAGTCAGACGAGTACGTGCTCCTCAAGTCAAACCTCAATGATAACCAGATGATGATCCCCGGCGCTCCCCCGGTCCGTCTGCTCGGTGGGGCCAGCTACCAGCTGACGGACTATCTCCTGGTGCCGTATGCACGGCCGAGCTCCGAGCTCACCGGGGCGCAGGAGGAGCTGAACCAGGGAGTGGTGGCAGGGAGCGCCGTGGCCAATGAGGCCTTCATGAAGCTCAAGGCTCGCTGGGCGTTCCTCCGTAGGCGCACCGAGGTGAGAATCCCGGATCTCCGGGTCATCTTCGAGACCTGCTGCGTGCTCCACAACTTCTGCGAGCGCTTCTGGGACGAGCTCGACCCAGAGCTCGCCTTCGAGCTCGAGGACGACGTGGTGCCCCCCGAGATCCCCGTGCgctccgctgccgctgcccagGAGCGCGACGCCATCGCCCACAgcctcttcctccgccgccgtgccaACAATTAA